The genomic region accaagaaaaggaaaaaaaattaatgCTATCAAAATGTCACTTCGCTTTATAGTTTTGGAGCCGAAGATATTGTCATTTCGAAATCGCCATATCCACCATAGTGTTGAGGCAAAGATACAAATAGGAGAGATTTTGATGCGGATGAAGCAGAATAAGGATCAAGCCACTCAAATAGGTCTTCTACACTGTCAAGATGGGGCCATTGTACATCGACCCATATCTTGACCCGATTGCAAATAGACGATGCCAGGTTACATGAGATGAAAGTGTTATCTTTAGATTCACCACCCATGCTACAAGTCGAACACATGATTGAGTTTATATCTAACCCTCTGACAAGGAGATTGAGTCGGCTCGACTAGGTAAATGAATCTTCACCCTATTGGTGACACTGTTTATTTTAGATTTGTTTAGTTTGGTTAGGGCTCGTTTCTTGTATTGAATCAAGCTAAGTAATCTAGTATTGGTGATTTCGGAATCAAAAAAAGGTTTATCTAACTGAATTTGATTAATAGAATTGGGCTTTTTTTTTGTAAGGTTTTAAAATGTTCGAAACATGACTTGATTCTTAATAATATGTGTTTATCATGCTTGTTGGATGATTGCTAAAGTTTCTATACTTGTTGTATGACTTTGTTGCTCCAGAAGATCGACCAAAAACAAGCAAAAATTTATGATTTTGGGTGTTTAACCCGTAAACTGCAGCTTCCACACGTACCAGTGTAACCGTGCGGGTAACCCATGGCTGTGATACGGGTGACCCCTCAACCGTACGGATGAGATGTCACTTGTACTTGTCTAACTCTTACATGTTTGTGTGTTCGACTGTACGGTTTAACTTCACTCGTAAGAGTGAGATGATCAATCGTGCGTGTCAAGTTCTCAACCGTACGGACCAGTTTGTGTTATGATGATTGTATAATTGCAGTTATCCGTACGGCCAGATGTCATCCGTACAGATAAGGTGACACACACATGCGAGTGAGAGTCGCTCGTACGGATGACTTGtgtttgtaaatgggtcatgtgcAATCTTAACCTAATTGTTGTTTAAAAGTATTTTAACTGTGTAAGTAGTTAAATACTGTTTTGAAAGACTATAGTAACTTGGGATATGATATCTCCAGATGATAAGGATAAAGAGAAGGCTCTATAAatattagcttcgtgctaatcctccACATATTTTCCTTGCAGGTTGAATGTTTTGCAAGATCAGAAAAGGGTGATACCATATATAAATGCATtcaaataagaatgttttcatttttaactTTTGTGAGAACACTTGTGGACCAATCATTTATCACATAATAATACCATATATATACGTTTAATGAACAGTGTTCAAACGAATTTTTTCGctaaaaagtttgactttttgtcaacagATTTATTCATCAAAACGAAGGGTTGCACCCTTCCGTTTACTACTGAATGAGAGTGTTTTCCCTCCAGAAAAACAGATCATACTTTCATGAAAAATATAAAGACTTCACATTCTCACTAATACTCTGATTTGATTTGTTAATAAAATTAATTTCTTATCTTATCTCACGTGCAACCTAATGTTTGTAAAGTCGAAATACTTAATTATGAAAATGATTCACGATGTAAGAAACAATAAAAAATTATCAAATTGCAACTTGTTTTCTAAATGTTATTAACTTCTAGCTTGAGGTACCAGCTAATTAACCCAAAGACACCCCTATATATTGAAAATCGTAAATATTCTATGAATTTTAACATCAAAAGTGTCGTTACGTTAGTTATTATTTTTTTCTAAAAACATTAAATTAAATTGTAATATTCTTACATAATGATCTGTGGTATCTAAGACCACTCCCTGTGGGTTAGTTATCcgtcattacccgctcattacccgtagttACCCGTAATGAGCCATAAGCACAGCTTAGTTACCCGCATTAGTTACCCACACTGACCATGGATTTAACGGATGTGTTtagttagttataggaattgtgggtcccggtgactttttattgttggacttgatgttttattgcttgtacattgtatattaagaggagtattgttttagccatgatagggagtgtttagttatgagttagttataggatattggtgttgatgtggcgctgatgtggaaggttaagagaatgaatagtttagttacgatagagaGTGCCCTAAGTAAATCGTACGATATATTTGAACTACATACTTACACAACCTTCTGAAACAAGTCTACAAACGTGATTAGCATATATAATTACAATCATCTATTCGATCTATTTGAGTAGATCTTATGATATACTTCAACAAAATAGTTGCACAACTTTCTAAAATAAGTATACAATAATAATACAAACATATCAATCTATCATCATTGCAAATAAACCATATTGAACATACGAACACTACTGAAACTAAACATGAAACTACATGAGCCAACCGAAACACACGTCTTCATTCTCGACCCAAGTAAAATTAAATCAATTGAAGGAGAGACTTGCTAAGTTAACTTGGTTGTATGAAGAAGTTTATATTTCGGATGGTAATCGAGGGCCCGTATTCACCCGTGAGATGGATAGGACCCACAAAACAAACGCGTGGAGTAGTCAAAGGTTATTGCTTTCCCTTCAGATATATGCTTGTGTTCTCTCGAAGGGGTTCTAGTGGACCCCAAATTATGACCATTTTATTTGTTAATTTCCCTCCaaaattttattttttagttttCCCTCCAACTATAACCCCTTAATATTATATACTacgtattaatataatttatattatatggaAAATGCTAATAttataatcaataatcaatatttattactccctccgtcccattttAAGTGTCAACATTTTCATTTGGGGATGTttcattacaagtgtccactttgtatttcaaccaatgagaagaggttattctggagagaaaaAAATTCTGATTGGTGGAATATGAAGTTAGTaggattttctaaaactgtgtgcaaaaagtaagtggacacttgtagtgaGACCGggagtaatatataataattatgtccAAATTTTTATCTATTTTCTTAGGTCATCGTATTATCTCTCTTCTAGATGGCTCATTTTGTTTCGATCATTACCAATAGTTAATCAAACTAAACGAGTAATAAAAAATACAGAGTATCAAAATACTTTTTAGTTTCACGTACTGTATTTTTTAAATAATGTTTGTTCGAAACAATTCCAATTAAACTAATTTGTTTTCGTTAAGTCTTAGCTAAAAGGAACACCATGCATGGCGCTAGGTTTTATGCTTAGCATTCATAACAAAATTTTAGTCAACCGGGTAATATTTATGACTTCATGAGTGCGTCATTTCAATTAGCAAGAAATATCAAAATTGTAAATAAACATATACATATTTGTTACTGGGAGCATAAAAAGGTGGATTTCGTAGTCCATTCCGTTTTCCTTTTATGGGGTCAAAAAGGATAAACAAGATTATACTACTAAGGGtaaaaactttaaaataaaaggctAGATATGGTCCCAAATACTCTTAATACCACAAGTGTGAAATTAGTGCTAAATGAAAATTAACCATATGATATGAGATAATTACCTTCTAAAACTAGACCTGAAAGaaaatcttaattttttttttgaacggcggttAGATGGTTAGTCACGCACACACGCAAGGAAGAAACCCGGGATCGAATCCCCTTGCAGGAATTAAATCTGGTAAAACTTCCCCCCCTGGAATCGAACCTGCGCCACTTCAATGAGCGGTGAACACGGGCCCGCCCCAAAGGAGCTGGTACCACTCAGGCTGATGCCTCGGTGGTGAAAGAAAATCTTAATTAACACACATACAATGTATGTATATGTGCAAGTTATGAAGTTAATTGTATTGCAATCAAATTATTCTTAATTACATTTCCAGACATAAAAATATAACTGTATGTTACATCTGTTAGTATATATTGGTGTTGGCATTTTGCCTACATTGCGTAATAACACACGGAGTACAAATTACAGTGACATTTGATATTGACATGGTAAAAAAATTAAGATCATTAGTTTTTCAAAGAAGAGTAAACTACGAAAATGTTCCTTATACTCTACTGATTTCAACCGTTTCCAACTTTTGTTATTGTTTTTTTCTTGTTTAGTCTCTGGATGGCATGCGTTTCATTTACATTATCAGATTCTCCGATCTTCTTATTATTTACTAAATGATCATAACTGATATAAGCCTAAGCAACCGGTGTATTAGTCATTATAAGAAGATCGTAGGTTATAATGTAACAAAACGTATCTTCTAATGTAGTAAAAATACACTAGAAGAAAAATGAACTTTAGTGAAAAAGACTATTGATCACTAATAACACTAATTCGAGTTAGAGATCAAAATAGGTTGGCCACTTCTCGTCACTATAGATCTGAAAATATTATTAAAGCCTAAAATATACTATAATCGGTCACTATAATGACCATTTGTTTGGTCGCTAATATCGTATAGTGACCAAAATTTAGGGATGACTTTTTTAATGGCAACTACAAAGCATTCTTAATGACCAAATAATAATTCGTCACTAAAAGATCGTCACAAGTGACCGTTTTTCTTGTAATGATATGAGAAACCTTATCGATCTATAGATCGAAGTTATAACACGTAGCTAAACCGATTAAGGGGATGACTGTTGGAGATAATCGATTAAAAAAGGCGCAAACCATCCCACATCGGAAGTTGAAAGAAATATTGTCACTATATAAGTCTAGGGGAacttccctctatcaccaattgattttagagtttttttttttttttttaacagtacTAGGAGATCATCAAGGGGGACTTAAtcactcacgcgttcatctccctGCAGTTGCATAACTCGCCCCCAACTGCTGTTCAGGAGGAAACCCGGCCCAATTCGAGAGCATGAGCGATAAAACCCCCTCCCTCACTGCCCCCGCAACGGGATGTGCGGAAGACACCATTaggtggaattcaagggtaaagggacaaccttgtgtgcaatgttgcctCCCACGGGAagtcgaactcccgacctctcactaagagaggcagaccactaccacatgagctaaAACACAAAGTGATCCTATGAACTTGTATGTAGGAGTTGTTGTTGGGCTAAAGTGATCATATGGACTTGTGTTGCGGCGGGAGAACGTTAATTAAATTCAATTGAGAAAAATGAGGAAAAAATAGAAGCGAATGACATAAACTGAAATGGGTAGAAAATTCAAAGTTTGTttataataacaaatatattaataataacaacaacaacaataaatggAAAAACTAACGAGTAATAATTATGATAGATATGTAATAAGTGAAAAGTTATGTGGCTGATTAGAAATAATTTAGAAAGTGAGACTTACATCGACGATTGGTAAACCAtttaaaaaactatatatataataataataacaataaaaatgagtagtTATTAAAAGTTGAAAAGTTAAGTGGTTATTTTTTTCAATGAATGAAAAGTTTTGTGGTTGATTTTTAAAAAGTGAAAAGTTTTGTGTTAGATTGTAAAAGTTAAAAAGTTTAGTGTTGAATTGTAAATTTTGAAAAGGTTAAAAAGTTTAGTAGAGATGGTTGGAAAGTTAAAAAGTTTAGTGTTAAGTTGTAAATTTGTAAAAGTTTCTATATAGACTTTGTGTTTTAGCAGAGGTGGTTGGGTTGTAGAAGTTTAATACTTTAGTGTTAATTTGAAAATCATTGTATTTTAGTAGACATGATTGGATTGTAAATTTAAAAGTTTAGTGTTAAGTTAAAATTGCTGAAGAGTTCACTATTTATGAACTCTGAGTTTTAGTAgaaggtataatataatataatgtaataATGACTAAACTTCATGATACTCATGTAGTCATATTTACGCGGTCTAATCGGTATTTTGACTGTTCTGACCATTTTTCTAGTCACCTATAATATGCCGTTATTGAGATTTAAATATCCGACCTCTCAAGAGGATATCATCACTCAACTACTGAACTACTAGGCTATTGTGTTATGGTTGAGTTTTAATCTATATGGTGTGTGATGAGTTCCTTTCGACGTGTAAGTGGGTGGACATATGATCGCGAATGTGGTTAAGTCCTCTTTGGGTGATGTTAATACTAacatttgttttttttaaaaagtatcaaCTAGAGTTGATAATGATTAAACTTCGTGATTTTTTTAGCCTTGTAACAATTTAGACATCAGAATAAAATAAGTGAGACAAAGTATAAAGTTGGAATGAATTGTGCAACTATAACGATTTGCTCCATAATTGCCAGAATGTTTTTATAAGTTTATACATAAGTACTGTCAGTAAATTATCTCGAGTTGTCAATAGAGGTGCAATCATTTTGGGTATATATTTGGTTCAtccttgataataataaaaaaagtaacttatagtatttatatattcttTTGGGATCTTAAAAAAGATTTTTCAACGGCATAAAAAAAGCACTATGCTGAACTTTCTATTCtactcacttttggcttttgtTTTTCCTTGGTATCTCACAACCTCTTGTCCCCCCTTGTGAACAAAACCCCAAAATAAATAGCACCAAAAGCAAAAGCAAAAGTTGCAAAAACAAACACCAACACCAACCACCTCTACTTAAAACCCTCTACTCCACTTGCAAAACACACATACACCTTCACTTTGTGCTCTTATCAAGATGGAGGATGAATGTACTACTTTCAATTGGGATTGTTATTATCAAGATGAGGTAATATATATAAGAATTTGTTATAAAAGTATAGCTTACTATTCGAATTTAAAGGTTCTTAACAAAATTGACTAGTGTTGAGTGTTTTTATTGTTTGTTTCTATGTTTTGTGTATGGTTTTTGATTTCTCTTGGTTGCTTGTTGAATAGGTGCAAGGAATGGAAGAACTGAAACACACTATATTGTACACATTGGAGTTAGAAACAACAATTGCTTGTGCCCATGAAGAAATTGCAAGAAAAGGAGATGAAGTTTTGCATTTTAAATGTCTTTTGACCAAAACAATCAAGGAGAGAGATGAAGCTCAATTGAAGTGTCAAGGGTTAGTTATGGAAAACATCATTCTCCAACAAAAGATTCAAGAGCTTGAAGCGAATTCTAGTTCGCTTGCTAAAACCACTCCCACTAGTTACTTAGAAGACGACCCTAATTTAGGGTTTGATTCATCTTCGGGGTCCGATGAAAGCTTTCTAGGAACTCAAGGAATGGAAAGGGCTCCATTACCGCCATCACTTCCAACACAACAACTACAAATTGAAGTCATTGATAATGTAGTACTAACAAAAAGGTTACCAGAGAACGGTAAATTCTTACAGGCGGTGGTGGAAGCGGGCCCATTACTCCAAACTCTCCTTTTGGCTGGCCCGCTTCCTCAGTGGCAACATCCACCACCGCAACTCAACTCAATTGAGATCCCACCAGTGACCATCCCATCAACCTCCACCACCACACCTCGGATGCTACTCCACCAAGACTCATGTGTTAGCGCAATCATTGGTTCCAACAACCAAAATAATGTTGGTGGAGGGTTGATCACTAGGAAAAGAGGTTTAGAGCAAAATTGTGAAGAAAATGACTATGATTCTTACCCCACTACCAACACTAAGAACCAAAAAGTTGTTCACCAATCATCATTGACCAATATATAGTGACTAGTAATTTGATTCCCTCTCACCATAATTTAGCTACAAAAATATGTCAATTTCCATCCCTTTCTTAAGACTTGGAAAAGTTTATTAGGATGAAAGGGATGGTAATGATTAAACCTTTGTTTTTTCCTTTTTAGAGTGGGTGTACATTAATTATCTTTTATCCCTTAGAACTTAAGTATCCTAACTAGTATTAGCCAAAAAGAGAGGGCACAATCAAACCCTTGGAGCCTCTATGTTTGATTGAGGGCTTTCCTTTTTACATTATTCCACTAAGTTATCTCATTTTAAGTTAGATTGGATTTGATATTGATATTTTGGTAATTTTAGTATGATATCAAAAAGGCTTAAGTCATCAAAATTTACACGAGATGTCTTGGCCATAATTTATGTTGTTgtatttcttctttcttttttgGTATTGATTACTCTCCTTTCACATACAAAATGTGAATTAAGGCGAAATTgtacgtttttatgaatgaaaatTACGATTTctttagttttagttttttttatttacttttacttttaattttctattataaatataaatgttaatgttaatgttattaaAGGTGTTATTGGGTTTGGGTATAGAGTTTGGTGGATGTGGGGTTCTTCACTTGGGATAATTACATGTTTGTGGTAGTTGGatatgattagttagttacttgggataATTACATGTTTGTGAAGaacaaaatgtttttttttttttttttcatcttgaTTGTAACTAGACAGCCAATCAATGctaaagtaaaaaaaatatatataatgaatttAGGTTGTGAAATTGAAACAGTAACTTATGAGCAGTAACTTTCGATTTttttgtaaatgaatatatataatgtcCTTTTGATAATTACACACTCTAGCTTCGTTACATATTAACATTTCTAAACAGTCTCGAGTAGTTAGTCATTCATTGACATTTTCgcttttaatcatgataaattttaACGGAAATATCAACCATATATGTCACTTTTGATCGAACATACAAATAGATCGAAAGAAATATTGATTAATATGTGCTGATTCGTACATATTTAATGACTATTGTGGGTTATATTGAGTAATAATAAAAAAGAATTTGACAAAGATAAAACAGAGTAACTGTTTGGTGTATATTACTATTTGTAGAATCTTGTTTGAGTTGATTGAGTGCATCTATGATCGCATGCTATATGTGTCTGCCATAAGAACATCATCTATAACTAACTCATTCATAGTTTCAACTCTCAACTGTTGCTTGTAATTCATTACGATGTAATCTCAATTTTTAATGGGTTAAATTTAATAAAACCGGAAATTGGGCAATAATATACGAGCAATGTTTCTTGTTTCTAAGACTAGCCCATATACATACAGAATCATCAAATACATCGAAAAATGTTTTTTAATTTTCAGAAAATTATTTTAATCAACATCAATGTCGGCAAATTTATTTGTTATTTTCATTGGACGTTCGGATAATCGCAAATCACGTTTTAAGATATCGAGACTCATTCTGACTTTTGATTGATCAACTTCACACATGCAAATGTTGATACCGTGACTTGGTCTTTGTCAACTAACAAAATTATTCATTTTTTATA from Rutidosis leptorrhynchoides isolate AG116_Rl617_1_P2 chromosome 9, CSIRO_AGI_Rlap_v1, whole genome shotgun sequence harbors:
- the LOC139865570 gene encoding uncharacterized protein yields the protein MEDECTTFNWDCYYQDEVQGMEELKHTILYTLELETTIACAHEEIARKGDEVLHFKCLLTKTIKERDEAQLKCQGLVMENIILQQKIQELEANSSSLAKTTPTSYLEDDPNLGFDSSSGSDESFLGTQGMERAPLPPSLPTQQLQIEVIDNVVLTKRLPENGKFLQAVVEAGPLLQTLLLAGPLPQWQHPPPQLNSIEIPPVTIPSTSTTTPRMLLHQDSCVSAIIGSNNQNNVGGGLITRKRGLEQNCEENDYDSYPTTNTKNQKVVHQSSLTNI